The Gammaproteobacteria bacterium genome has a segment encoding these proteins:
- a CDS encoding glutamine synthetase family protein, producing MQQQLAQEIARLRRQQPGLRHVELLLPDINGILRGKRCTLKELEGVARNGLAFPATGYLLDSRGALIDGLPHGSADGDPDYTCRLVPGSLVPVPWAKTPLAQGLLGMEHRDGRAHFADSRGLVSGVLARFGELGLTPVVAVEYEFFLLDDTRGETPRARHARVPGSERRAAGPRAYSVEDLHELDEFFADAAAACELQHVPAGSIVSEYGAGQYEVNLHHVNDALAACDHAILLRRLIRGVSARHDLAATFMAKPFADRDGSGMHVHLSLLDREGRNVFGPVPPAQEPSRYAPLLRHAIGGLLAALPESLAIFCPNANSYRRIRPGCFAPIAPNWGPNHRGVALRIPMSDDANVRVEHRSAGADCNPYLAVAAILAGVHHGISRQLEPAPMVREGEATGDEVRLVHRWEQALDLFERGRILPEYLGTEFCGVFATARRWEAEQFHAQVPTLDYDWYLAAI from the coding sequence ATGCAGCAGCAACTCGCCCAGGAAATCGCGCGTCTGCGCCGCCAGCAACCCGGGCTGCGCCATGTCGAGCTGCTGTTGCCGGATATCAACGGCATTCTGCGCGGCAAGCGCTGCACCCTGAAGGAGCTCGAAGGTGTCGCCCGCAACGGGCTTGCCTTTCCCGCCACCGGTTATCTCCTCGACAGTCGTGGCGCGCTGATCGACGGACTGCCCCACGGCAGTGCCGATGGCGACCCGGACTACACGTGCCGCCTGGTGCCCGGTTCGCTCGTCCCGGTGCCCTGGGCGAAGACGCCACTGGCGCAGGGTCTCCTCGGGATGGAACACCGCGATGGCCGGGCGCACTTCGCCGACAGTCGCGGCCTGGTCAGCGGCGTACTGGCGCGGTTCGGCGAACTGGGGCTGACCCCGGTCGTGGCCGTCGAGTATGAATTCTTTCTGCTCGACGATACGCGCGGTGAGACGCCGCGCGCGCGCCACGCGCGCGTGCCGGGCAGCGAGCGGCGCGCGGCGGGGCCGCGCGCGTACAGCGTGGAGGACCTGCACGAACTCGACGAGTTCTTCGCCGACGCAGCCGCGGCCTGCGAACTGCAGCATGTGCCGGCGGGCAGCATCGTGTCGGAGTACGGTGCCGGCCAGTACGAGGTCAACCTGCACCATGTCAACGATGCGCTCGCGGCCTGCGACCACGCCATACTCCTGCGCCGCCTCATCCGTGGCGTGAGCGCGAGGCACGACCTCGCCGCAACCTTCATGGCGAAGCCTTTCGCGGACCGCGACGGTTCGGGGATGCACGTGCACCTCAGCCTGCTCGACCGCGAGGGTCGTAACGTGTTCGGGCCGGTGCCGCCAGCGCAGGAGCCGAGTCGGTACGCACCGCTCCTGCGCCACGCGATCGGCGGCCTGCTGGCCGCGTTGCCGGAGTCACTCGCGATCTTCTGCCCGAACGCGAACTCCTACCGCCGGATCCGCCCCGGTTGCTTCGCGCCGATCGCGCCGAACTGGGGGCCGAACCATCGCGGCGTGGCTCTGCGCATTCCCATGTCCGACGACGCCAATGTGCGCGTCGAGCACCGCTCGGCCGGGGCCGATTGCAACCCGTATCTCGCGGTGGCCGCGATTCTCGCCGGGGTGCACCACGGCATCAGCCGCCAACTGGAGCCGGCGCCGATGGTGCGCGAAGGGGAGGCGACCGGGGACGAAGTACGTCTCGTTCACCGCTGGGAGCAGGCCCTTGATCTGTTCGAGCGTGGCCGGATCCTGCCCGAGTACCTCGGTACCGAGTTCTGCGGCGTATTCGCCACGGCGCGCCGCTGGGAGGCGGAGCAGTTCCACGCGCAGGTGCCCACGCTCGACTACGACTGGTACCTGGCTGCGATCTGA
- the purU gene encoding formyltetrahydrofolate deformylase — protein sequence MTTATGNQILTIVCPDTTGIVAAVAGYLSAQGFFIDESSHFGDPDTRRFFMRTRFTPQPAFSRAAFTAGFEPIAARFAMQWQVHDLAVLPRVLVMVSRHEHCLNDLLYRYRTGALPMQIPAIVSNHMGLSALAQWHRVPFFHVPVSAGTKPQAEARLLELIDDTKADLIVLARYMQILSPAVCERFAGRIINIHHSFLPGFKGARPYHEAHARGVKLIGATAHYVTPDLDEGPIIEQTVERADHTQSPDDLAAIGRDVECITLARAVKLHLEHRVFLNGRRTVVLR from the coding sequence TTGACAACCGCGACCGGCAACCAGATTCTCACCATCGTCTGCCCGGACACCACCGGCATCGTCGCGGCGGTCGCCGGGTACCTGAGCGCGCAAGGTTTCTTCATCGACGAATCGTCGCACTTCGGCGACCCGGACACACGGCGCTTTTTCATGCGCACGCGCTTCACGCCGCAGCCGGCGTTCTCGCGCGCAGCGTTCACCGCCGGATTCGAGCCGATTGCGGCCCGCTTCGCGATGCAGTGGCAGGTACACGACCTCGCGGTGCTGCCGCGCGTGCTGGTGATGGTGTCGCGCCACGAGCACTGCCTGAACGATCTGCTGTATCGCTATCGCACCGGTGCTCTGCCGATGCAGATCCCGGCAATCGTCTCCAACCACATGGGGTTGTCGGCGCTGGCGCAATGGCACCGCGTGCCGTTCTTCCACGTTCCCGTGAGCGCCGGAACGAAGCCACAGGCCGAGGCCCGGCTGCTGGAACTCATCGACGACACGAAGGCCGACCTGATCGTGCTCGCCCGCTACATGCAGATCCTGTCGCCGGCGGTCTGCGAGCGGTTTGCCGGGCGGATCATCAACATCCACCACTCCTTCCTGCCGGGCTTTAAGGGCGCCCGCCCCTATCACGAAGCCCACGCGCGCGGCGTGAAACTCATCGGTGCGACCGCGCACTATGTCACGCCCGATCTCGACGAAGGGCCGATCATCGAGCAGACGGTCGAACGTGCCGACCACACGCAATCGCCGGACGATCTTGCCGCCATCGGGCGCGACGTCGAGTGCATCACGCTCGCGCGTGCCGTGAAGCTACACCTGGAACACCGCGTATTCCTCAACGGGCGCCGCACGGTAGTACTGCGTTAG
- the crcB gene encoding fluoride efflux transporter CrcB, which translates to MPWGVHPLVVVAAGGALGSVSRYLLSGWVLHHTVSWRFPLGTFLVNVFGCLLIGVLAGLTVKEDFFSPETRLFLFVGIPGGFTTFSAFGLETFYLLRRAELLVAGGYVLLSIAVGLLALWLGFSAVPHRS; encoded by the coding sequence ATGCCGTGGGGAGTGCACCCGCTCGTAGTCGTTGCCGCTGGTGGCGCACTGGGATCAGTCTCCCGTTATCTGCTGTCCGGGTGGGTGCTTCATCACACCGTGTCCTGGCGGTTTCCGCTGGGCACGTTCCTGGTGAATGTCTTCGGGTGCCTGCTCATTGGCGTCTTGGCTGGCCTCACTGTCAAGGAAGACTTCTTTTCTCCGGAAACCCGTCTGTTTCTGTTCGTCGGAATTCCTGGGGGCTTCACCACCTTTTCCGCGTTTGGTCTCGAAACCTTTTATCTGCTGCGCCGCGCTGAACTGCTGGTTGCTGGCGGCTATGTTCTCCTCAGCATCGCCGTCGGCCTGCTCGCGCTGTGGCTCGGTTTCAGCGCAGTGCCGCATCGGAGCTGA
- a CDS encoding TMEM165/GDT1 family protein, with translation MDPKLALTVFGTVFLAELGDKTQLATVLFSSRPGSSLVTVFVGASLALLTATAIGVLAGAALSNFVNPRHLSYVAGIGFIVIGAWTLWRA, from the coding sequence ATGGATCCAAAGCTTGCTCTGACGGTCTTCGGTACGGTCTTCCTCGCCGAGCTCGGTGACAAGACGCAGCTCGCCACTGTGCTCTTCTCGTCGCGCCCGGGGTCCAGTCTGGTGACCGTTTTCGTTGGGGCGTCCCTGGCGCTGTTGACAGCGACTGCCATCGGCGTGTTGGCGGGCGCGGCCTTGTCCAACTTCGTCAATCCCAGGCACCTCAGCTACGTAGCGGGGATCGGATTCATTGTCATCGGCGCATGGACACTTTGGCGCGCCTAG
- a CDS encoding DUF1566 domain-containing protein, producing the protein MNRIRTSIALVLGAFSISSTHAALLGRLPLTPGGVDYQAYYDTVLDVTWLANANLAAITAFDVVGINPNGTMTWYTAQEWVAALSAASYLGAGDWRLPVVGPANGSGFNYSVSYNGSTDRFYNVSEQGTLYAGSTGSEMAHMFYNTLNNKGYCDPILSTALSCSVQPGWGLSSTAPFSNLQGRGSYWSGTTYAPVPSDAWDFDFVHGGQDGAGKGELAYVWAVRDGDIAPVPIPAAAWLFAGGLGVLGLVRRRQVP; encoded by the coding sequence ATGAACCGTATCAGGACCAGCATCGCGCTCGTTCTCGGCGCGTTCTCGATTTCCTCGACCCATGCCGCGCTGCTCGGGCGTCTGCCCCTCACACCGGGGGGCGTCGATTATCAGGCCTATTACGACACAGTCCTCGATGTCACATGGCTGGCGAATGCGAATCTGGCCGCGATTACTGCTTTTGATGTCGTGGGCATAAATCCTAACGGCACGATGACGTGGTACACGGCGCAGGAATGGGTCGCAGCGTTGAGCGCAGCAAGTTATCTCGGGGCAGGCGACTGGCGACTCCCGGTGGTAGGGCCGGCCAATGGTAGCGGTTTCAACTATTCGGTGAGTTACAACGGAAGTACTGACCGTTTTTACAATGTGAGCGAGCAAGGCACTCTTTATGCCGGGAGTACGGGCAGCGAGATGGCTCACATGTTCTACAACACCCTTAACAACAAAGGATACTGCGATCCCATATTGAGCACGGCGCTTAGTTGTTCCGTGCAACCGGGTTGGGGCCTTTCCAGTACTGCCCCATTTTCGAACCTCCAAGGCCGCGGTTCCTACTGGTCGGGTACTACCTACGCTCCAGTGCCTAGCGATGCATGGGATTTCGACTTTGTGCACGGCGGCCAAGACGGTGCCGGGAAAGGCGAACTCGCTTACGTTTGGGCTGTGCGTGACGGTGACATCGCTCCAGTGCCAATCCCCGCCGCTGCCTGGCTCTTCGCCGGCGGCCTCGGGGTGCTCGGCTTGGTGAGGCGCAGGCAGGTTCCCTAA
- a CDS encoding type II toxin-antitoxin system RelE/ParE family toxin — translation MARFRFLPQAREELAAAIAFYEAESPGLGQDLAREARRLCSRILESPFAGVEIRPGIRRRLMRRFPYAILYGIDRGDVLIVAVAHQRRRPSYWRNRF, via the coding sequence ATGGCGCGCTTCCGCTTCCTCCCGCAGGCGCGGGAGGAACTGGCGGCTGCTATTGCCTTTTACGAAGCGGAATCACCGGGCCTCGGGCAGGATCTGGCACGCGAGGCCAGACGGCTTTGTTCGCGGATTCTGGAGTCGCCGTTTGCTGGCGTCGAGATCAGGCCTGGGATCCGGCGCCGCCTGATGCGACGATTTCCCTATGCCATCCTGTATGGAATCGACCGCGGTGACGTCCTGATTGTCGCCGTCGCTCATCAGCGACGTCGACCTTCATACTGGCGCAATCGATTCTGA
- a CDS encoding addiction module protein encodes MSRDVRQIEADARTLAPRDRARLVRRLIASLDVGEDIDAEQIWLDEAEKRLAAYRRGEIAAVPGDEVFGELLKTV; translated from the coding sequence ATGAGCAGAGACGTCCGTCAGATCGAAGCCGATGCCCGCACGTTGGCGCCTCGCGATCGCGCACGGCTGGTCCGCCGCCTGATTGCGAGCCTGGACGTCGGTGAGGACATCGATGCCGAACAGATCTGGCTCGATGAGGCGGAGAAACGTCTCGCCGCGTACCGGCGCGGCGAAATCGCTGCGGTCCCGGGCGATGAAGTTTTCGGCGAACTGCTGAAGACGGTCTGA
- a CDS encoding HNH endonuclease, with amino-acid sequence MSADADLQFLRNFQRLLSEGDFSATYKFALLRALADLSVERAVAYAVGLELSVGDIAEKFIEYYWRQARPFRDAILSQSGKGQAEVVTAVVEIQGKYSHSLAEVRSKPAIWRRLVTRVARNVERDPLRRLQTLPSGPAHFLYEQPAERGAGTPPAEVTILLRAGAVRAFRQFYPLILSLLEAAWVRRVLSIRSNALMVSEGNDIGGFLFGSDRRPLDAYRDALLQVHKSRCFYCDSRPRGDLHVDHFIPWSRYPIDLGHNFVLACRACNESKSDHLAGTSVLSRWKDANIDDGQALSEVLLSRGLPGDPHRALTVARWAYEQAEGAQVLVWAGRQQFERLGSGWRSLLVTMPQTALAAEEAAKYE; translated from the coding sequence GTGTCTGCTGATGCCGATCTGCAATTCCTCAGGAACTTCCAGCGACTGCTGAGCGAGGGCGACTTTTCCGCGACGTACAAGTTTGCACTGCTTCGGGCGCTCGCGGACCTTTCGGTCGAGCGAGCCGTCGCCTACGCTGTCGGCTTGGAACTGTCGGTTGGGGATATTGCCGAGAAATTCATCGAATACTACTGGCGCCAGGCACGACCGTTTCGCGATGCGATCCTGAGTCAAAGCGGAAAGGGCCAGGCTGAAGTCGTGACTGCGGTGGTCGAGATCCAGGGCAAGTACTCACACTCTCTCGCCGAAGTTCGCTCAAAGCCTGCAATCTGGCGAAGATTAGTGACGCGCGTGGCCCGTAACGTCGAAAGAGATCCTCTTCGTCGCTTGCAGACGTTGCCGTCCGGCCCAGCACATTTCTTGTACGAGCAGCCTGCTGAACGTGGCGCGGGCACACCACCCGCGGAGGTCACGATCCTGCTCAGGGCTGGTGCAGTGCGAGCGTTCCGGCAATTTTATCCTTTGATCCTTTCCCTTCTCGAGGCGGCGTGGGTGCGACGTGTGCTGTCAATCCGGTCAAATGCATTGATGGTGAGCGAAGGCAATGATATCGGGGGGTTTCTATTCGGATCTGATCGGCGACCGCTCGATGCTTACCGTGACGCCTTGCTACAGGTGCACAAATCGCGGTGCTTCTATTGTGATTCCAGGCCGCGCGGCGACCTGCATGTGGATCACTTCATTCCATGGTCGAGATACCCAATTGATCTTGGCCACAATTTTGTCTTGGCATGCAGGGCATGTAACGAGAGCAAAAGCGATCACCTTGCCGGCACGAGTGTCCTTTCAAGGTGGAAGGACGCCAACATCGACGATGGGCAGGCGTTGAGCGAGGTGCTGCTGAGTCGTGGATTGCCCGGTGACCCGCATCGCGCGTTGACTGTGGCCAGGTGGGCGTACGAGCAGGCCGAGGGCGCCCAAGTTCTCGTTTGGGCAGGCCGGCAGCAGTTCGAGCGGCTCGGTTCCGGATGGCGGTCTCTTCTCGTGACGATGCCGCAGACGGCATTGGCAGCCGAGGAGGCCGCGAAGTATGAGTGA
- a CDS encoding HIT family protein yields the protein MSVEACPFCQPDERRVFFRSDLVLGLWDGFPVSRGHALLVTRRHVANWFEATTDEQQALTSAIAEVKREIEKTHRPDGYNVGFNAGEAAGQTVFHLHVHVIPRYAGDTPEPRGGVRGVIPGKGAY from the coding sequence ATGAGCGTCGAAGCCTGTCCGTTCTGCCAACCAGACGAGCGGCGGGTATTTTTTCGATCAGACTTGGTCCTCGGCTTGTGGGACGGATTTCCTGTTTCGCGGGGTCACGCATTACTCGTGACGCGCCGGCATGTTGCCAACTGGTTCGAAGCGACGACTGACGAACAGCAGGCACTGACCTCAGCGATCGCCGAGGTGAAACGCGAAATCGAGAAGACTCATCGGCCCGACGGGTACAACGTTGGTTTCAATGCAGGTGAAGCCGCCGGCCAGACCGTCTTTCACCTCCACGTCCACGTAATCCCGCGCTACGCGGGCGACACCCCGGAGCCACGAGGCGGGGTGCGCGGGGTAATACCCGGAAAGGGAGCGTACTGA
- a CDS encoding DUF2189 domain-containing protein, with translation MTEDANVTTGRAQGGPARGLPFVAPCRKLDPRAPYRWLRLGWHDLRQAWRPTLSYGITIVALSYLASWLAFRLGSYVLLLAAMSGFVFIAPVAAIGLYEVSRQVEAGKSPMMIVTLRGIRRVFSNAMIFGLTLLIVFLVWARAVSMISIFLPMDAEPALADLWPYLLIGSMVGCVFATVIFAVSAFSLPMIDDRETDTITAVVTSVNAVLRNKRAMVNWAAVIVVSVLLGFATAFLGFIVMIPLLGYATWHGYEETIDASAWPKAG, from the coding sequence ATGACGGAAGACGCGAACGTGACCACCGGCCGGGCGCAGGGCGGGCCCGCGCGGGGCCTGCCGTTCGTCGCTCCCTGTCGCAAGCTCGACCCGCGCGCGCCATATCGCTGGCTGCGCCTGGGCTGGCACGACCTGCGCCAGGCCTGGCGACCGACGCTGAGTTACGGCATCACCATCGTCGCCCTGAGCTATCTCGCGTCCTGGCTGGCGTTTCGCCTCGGCAGCTACGTGCTGTTGCTGGCCGCGATGTCCGGGTTCGTCTTCATCGCGCCCGTGGCCGCGATCGGCTTGTACGAAGTAAGCCGCCAGGTGGAGGCCGGAAAGAGCCCGATGATGATCGTGACGCTGCGGGGCATACGCCGGGTATTCAGCAACGCCATGATCTTCGGGCTCACCCTGCTGATCGTGTTCCTGGTGTGGGCGCGCGCCGTCTCGATGATCAGCATCTTCCTGCCGATGGATGCCGAGCCTGCGCTCGCCGATCTCTGGCCCTACCTGCTGATCGGCTCCATGGTCGGCTGCGTTTTCGCGACGGTCATTTTCGCCGTGAGCGCCTTCTCGCTGCCGATGATCGACGACCGGGAGACGGACACGATCACCGCCGTGGTGACCAGCGTGAATGCCGTGCTGCGCAACAAGCGCGCGATGGTGAACTGGGCGGCGGTGATTGTCGTGTCGGTGTTGCTCGGGTTCGCGACTGCGTTCCTCGGCTTCATTGTGATGATTCCGCTGCTCGGCTATGCCACCTGGCACGGCTACGAGGAAACGATCGACGCGAGCGCCTGGCCGAAGGCGGGCTGA
- a CDS encoding 3-deoxy-7-phosphoheptulonate synthase: MSDRIYNLNVLSETDLPPPAALKAELPAGRAAVETVVRNRRALQNVIDGIDPRLFVVVGPCSIHDIGAAMEYAGRLRSLAAAVEDVLLVVMRVYFEKPRTTVGWKGLINDPDMDDSCDMEKGIRTARRLLLDLAGMGMPTATEALDPVMPQYLGDLISWTAIGARTTESQTHREMASGLSTPVGFKNGTDGGLQVAVNALKSARQPHHFLGINQDGRPAVIHTGGNPYGHVVLRGGGGRPNYDSVCVALCEKALKGASLPARIVIDCSHGNSNKDPSLQPLVAKDCVEQVVNGNRSIIGLMLESNLGAGNQEIPADRTQLRYGVSVTDACIDWETTESTLKDAAALLRPVVKANKTA, translated from the coding sequence ATGTCAGACCGCATCTACAACCTCAACGTCCTGTCCGAGACCGATCTGCCGCCGCCCGCGGCGCTCAAGGCCGAACTGCCAGCGGGCCGGGCCGCGGTCGAGACCGTCGTTCGCAACCGGCGGGCATTGCAGAACGTCATCGACGGCATCGACCCGCGCCTGTTCGTCGTGGTCGGGCCCTGTTCCATCCACGACATCGGCGCTGCCATGGAGTACGCGGGCCGCCTGCGCAGCCTGGCTGCGGCCGTGGAAGACGTGCTGCTGGTCGTCATGCGGGTCTATTTCGAGAAGCCGCGCACGACGGTCGGCTGGAAGGGGTTGATCAACGACCCCGACATGGACGACTCCTGCGACATGGAGAAGGGCATCCGCACGGCGCGTCGGCTCCTGCTCGATCTCGCCGGCATGGGCATGCCGACCGCCACCGAGGCGCTCGACCCGGTGATGCCGCAGTATCTCGGCGACCTCATCAGCTGGACCGCCATCGGCGCACGGACTACCGAATCGCAGACCCATCGCGAGATGGCGAGCGGCCTGTCCACGCCCGTCGGCTTCAAGAACGGTACCGATGGCGGGCTGCAGGTGGCGGTCAATGCGCTGAAGTCGGCAAGACAGCCGCATCATTTCCTCGGCATCAACCAGGATGGCCGTCCCGCCGTGATCCATACCGGGGGCAATCCCTACGGGCACGTGGTGCTGCGCGGGGGCGGCGGGCGGCCGAACTACGACTCGGTATGCGTCGCCCTGTGCGAGAAGGCGCTGAAGGGCGCCAGCCTGCCCGCGCGCATCGTCATCGACTGCAGCCACGGCAATTCCAACAAGGATCCGTCGCTGCAGCCGCTGGTGGCGAAAGACTGCGTGGAGCAGGTGGTGAACGGCAACCGCTCCATCATCGGCCTGATGCTCGAGAGCAATCTCGGCGCAGGCAACCAGGAAATCCCGGCCGACCGTACGCAGCTGCGCTATGGTGTGTCCGTCACCGATGCCTGCATCGACTGGGAGACCACCGAGAGCACGCTGAAGGACGCTGCGGCGCTGCTGCGCCCGGTAGTGAAGGCCAACAAGACTGCCTGA
- a CDS encoding SDR family oxidoreductase, protein MNRRTGRLGVIAAALILLVSGVQAADTAAGGYVPTVLVTGANRGIGLEYVRQYAARGWNVIATARHPEEAVDLEALAAANPRITVEKLDVTDFAAVDALAARYQGKPIDILVNNAGIAGAARDQYFGKHSDWQVFELVLRTNTIAPLKIAEAFLPQLEASQQKKLVNVSSSEGSIAGVNAPRMYFYRTSKAGLNMGMRNIALAVKGRGIAVALINPGPVDTDLMAGMPKKMLRSKEQAVADLIRITDALTLENSGTFWDFTGQPLPW, encoded by the coding sequence ATGAACAGGCGGACAGGACGACTCGGGGTCATTGCGGCAGCGCTGATCCTGCTGGTGTCGGGCGTGCAGGCCGCGGACACCGCGGCGGGCGGCTACGTGCCCACGGTACTGGTGACGGGAGCGAATCGCGGCATCGGCCTCGAGTACGTGCGCCAGTACGCGGCGCGGGGCTGGAATGTCATCGCGACCGCCCGGCACCCGGAGGAAGCAGTGGATCTCGAGGCGCTGGCGGCAGCGAATCCGCGGATCACCGTCGAGAAGCTCGATGTCACCGATTTCGCCGCGGTGGATGCGCTCGCGGCGCGTTACCAGGGCAAACCGATCGACATCCTCGTCAACAACGCCGGTATTGCCGGCGCGGCTCGTGACCAGTACTTCGGCAAGCACTCCGACTGGCAGGTGTTCGAGCTGGTATTGCGGACCAACACCATCGCGCCGCTGAAGATCGCGGAAGCCTTCCTGCCGCAGCTGGAGGCGAGCCAGCAGAAAAAGCTGGTCAACGTATCGAGCAGCGAGGGCTCGATCGCGGGCGTCAACGCTCCGCGCATGTATTTCTACCGCACCAGCAAGGCGGGGCTCAACATGGGGATGCGCAACATCGCGCTGGCGGTGAAAGGGCGCGGCATCGCCGTGGCATTGATCAACCCCGGCCCGGTGGACACCGACCTGATGGCGGGGATGCCGAAGAAGATGCTGCGCTCGAAGGAGCAGGCAGTGGCGGACCTGATCCGCATCACCGACGCGCTGACGCTGGAGAACAGCGGCACCTTCTGGGACTTCACCGGCCAGCCGCTGCCATGGTGA
- a CDS encoding SDR family oxidoreductase — translation MTDGNETRRAQGSADRREFIAASIALAVPGANTLAVEAADDRTKPAGEAAPTVLITGSNRGIGLEFARRYAARGWRVIATCRHPAAAAALHELTAGQPRVVVEALDVADHATVDALAAKYAGQPIDVLLNNAGIGGGSDNQAFGRLRYDVFPQLMKVNAEGPIKMCEAFLAQVAASGQKKMITVSSSQGSIGRVTMPMLYWYRSSKAAVNMLMRNLAFELKGRGIVVGLVTPGPTDTDFMAGLPKKMLRPVADAVTDMMREIDGLDLSRTGQFLGFKGDVLPW, via the coding sequence ATGACTGACGGGAACGAGACAAGGCGGGCACAAGGTTCCGCCGACCGGCGCGAGTTCATCGCGGCATCCATCGCGCTGGCGGTGCCCGGGGCGAACACGCTCGCCGTCGAGGCCGCGGACGACAGGACGAAGCCCGCGGGCGAAGCCGCGCCCACCGTGCTGATCACAGGCTCGAATCGCGGCATCGGACTGGAGTTTGCCCGCCGCTATGCCGCACGTGGCTGGCGGGTGATTGCGACCTGCCGGCATCCGGCCGCTGCCGCCGCACTGCATGAGCTCACGGCCGGGCAGCCGCGCGTGGTGGTCGAGGCCCTCGATGTCGCCGATCACGCCACGGTGGATGCGCTCGCTGCGAAATACGCCGGGCAGCCGATCGACGTCCTGCTGAACAACGCCGGCATTGGTGGCGGCAGCGACAACCAGGCGTTTGGCCGGCTGCGTTACGACGTCTTTCCACAGCTGATGAAAGTAAACGCCGAGGGACCGATCAAGATGTGCGAGGCGTTCCTGGCGCAGGTCGCGGCGAGCGGGCAGAAGAAAATGATCACGGTCTCCAGCAGCCAGGGGTCGATCGGGCGCGTGACGATGCCCATGCTCTACTGGTATCGATCGAGCAAGGCGGCCGTGAACATGCTGATGCGCAACCTCGCCTTCGAGCTGAAGGGCCGCGGCATCGTGGTGGGGCTCGTGACTCCCGGGCCGACCGACACCGACTTCATGGCCGGTCTGCCGAAGAAGATGCTGCGACCGGTCGCGGACGCAGTGACCGACATGATGCGCGAAATCGACGGCCTCGACCTCTCGAGGACCGGACAGTTTCTGGGGTTCAAGGGCGACGTGTTGCCCTGGTGA
- a CDS encoding EAL domain-containing protein, translated as MSDPRIDRLVAWYQPIVDLNTGRVAGLEVLSRLRADDGSVASAGALMNEIERDPAAQYALIRRLLDTIQRDIVPMFDRRPDFYVSINIPPSVIGTGRIAPMLADLGLAKWLPRFMMELTERQALTELGRSSIDYARSIGIAVAVDDFGTGHSGLSQIVGLDLDVIKIDRSLLVPILENRSAQRMMRGIVGLAAALRMRTVAEGVETWEEAFFLRAVGVDYGQGFYWSKAVPAAGVEALLQHGFAHTLKRPHADPGRQHD; from the coding sequence ATGAGCGACCCGCGGATCGATCGTCTCGTTGCGTGGTACCAGCCGATCGTAGACCTGAACACCGGCCGGGTTGCGGGCCTGGAGGTGCTGAGCCGGCTGCGTGCAGACGATGGCTCCGTCGCCTCGGCCGGCGCACTGATGAACGAGATCGAGCGCGACCCCGCAGCGCAATATGCACTGATTCGCCGGCTGCTCGATACCATCCAGCGCGACATCGTCCCGATGTTCGACCGCCGCCCTGACTTCTACGTCAGCATCAACATCCCGCCATCCGTGATCGGCACCGGGCGCATTGCGCCGATGCTGGCCGATCTGGGCCTGGCGAAGTGGCTGCCGCGGTTCATGATGGAGCTGACCGAGCGGCAGGCGCTCACCGAGCTTGGACGTTCCTCGATCGACTACGCGCGATCCATCGGTATCGCGGTGGCCGTGGACGATTTCGGCACTGGCCATAGCGGCCTGTCGCAGATCGTCGGCCTGGATCTCGACGTCATCAAGATCGATCGCAGCCTGCTGGTCCCGATCCTGGAGAACCGCTCCGCGCAACGCATGATGCGCGGCATCGTCGGGCTGGCGGCAGCGTTGCGGATGCGAACCGTGGCCGAAGGCGTGGAGACCTGGGAGGAAGCGTTCTTCCTGCGGGCAGTCGGCGTCGACTACGGGCAGGGGTTCTACTGGAGCAAGGCAGTGCCCGCGGCCGGCGTCGAGGCGCTGCTGCAACATGGATTCGCGCACACGCTCAAACGCCCACACGCGGACCCGGGGAGGCAACATGACTGA